A single region of the Tachyglossus aculeatus isolate mTacAcu1 chromosome X1, mTacAcu1.pri, whole genome shotgun sequence genome encodes:
- the ACSBG2 gene encoding long-chain-fatty-acid--CoA ligase ACSBG2 isoform X1 produces the protein MLTEPDVCAGVADCNTPQVYLKSYTTFSNDASLNEVQVGSCSSWVENAIQTPEDSERNQEKETQEEPSQLKMSKGKAVPGLWTTQRNGEVSLRLEEYEIANVPPKTVHEMFEESVRRYGNYIALGSKKGDSWHKLTYKQYYMECRKAARAFLKLGLERYHGVGILGFNSAEWLIADVGAILAGGLAVGIYTTNSAEACHYVAEHSEANILVVENDKQLQKILEVQSRLKHLKAIVQYQEEVKEKRPNLYSWAEFLALADEVPDSQLDQIIESQKPTQCCMLIYTSGTTGQPKGVMLSQDNITWTSLAATQDFQLGYPPDNQEAVVSYLPLSHIAAQMMDVWLPMKVGASTYFAQPDALKGSLVETLREVRPTCFLGVPRVWEKMEEKMKATGAKSSALKRKVAVWAKEVGLQTNLRRMNGSTELSVNFRLAKHFVYKKVKKALGLDRCRLCFSGAAPMTKETIEFFLSLNIPICELYGMSESTGPHSVSRPSSFKIMSCGKSMLGCKTKLHNVDAEETGEICFWGRHVFMGYLNMEDKTKEVLDTKGWLQSGDLGKQDKNGFLYITGRIKELIITAGGENVPPVPIEDLVKEQLPIISYAMLVGDKAKFLSMLLTLKCQVHPDTSEPEDLLTPEAVEYCHKLGSKATKVSDIVGGKDKLVFAAIQKGIDAVNEKAISNAQKIQKWTILEKDFSVFGGELGPTMKLKRPIVVKMYKDQINSFYSE, from the exons ATGCTGACTGAACCTGATGTGTGTGCTGGGGTTGCAGACTGTAACACCCCTCAGGTGTATCTGAAATCTTATACTACTTTTTCCAATGATGCCTCCTTGAATGAAGTGCAAGTGGGATCCTGCTCTAG TTGGGTGGAGAACGCCATCCAAACTCCTGAAGACTCTGAGCGGAATCAAGAAAAGGAAACTCAGGAGGAACCATCTCAACTAAAAATGAGTAAAGGGAAAG CTGTTCCGGGTCTGTGGACCACTCAACGCAACGGAGAAGTCTCCCTGCGGCTGGAGGAGTATGAGATTGCCAATGTTCCTCCAAAGACTGTTCATGAAATGTTTGAAGAATCTGTCAGGAGATATGGCAACTACATAGCTCTCGGGTCGAAGAAGGGAGATAGTTGGCACAAGTTAACTTACAAGCAATACTACATGGAATGCCGAAAGGCTGCCAGAGCCTTCCTTAAG TTGGGATTGGAGCGCTATCATGGTGTTGGAATCCTGGGATTTAATTCAGCCGAATGGCTTATTGCTGATGTTGGAGCCATTTTGGCAGG AGGCTTGGCTGTCGGCATCTATACGACCAACTCTGCCGAAGCCTGTCATTACGTTGCGGAACACTCTGAGGCCAACATTCTGGTTGTGGAAAACGACAAGCAGCTTCAAAAAATCCTGGAG GTTCAGAGCAGGTTGAAGCACCTGAAAGCCATTGTCCAGTACCAAGAAGAGGTTAAAGAGAAGAGACCAAATTTGTATTCT TGGGCTGAGTTTCTCGCTCTTGCTGACGAGGTCCCAGACTCCCAGCTTGACCAAATCATTGAAAGCCAGAAGCCTACTCAGTGCTGCATGTTGATCTACACTTCAGGAACCACAGGGCAGCCAAAGGGAGTCATGCTGAGCCAAGACAAT ATCACCTGGACCTCGTTGGCAGCCACCCAAGATTTTCAACTGGGTTATCCCCCAGATAACCAAGAGGCTGTGGTGAGCTATCTGCCCCTCAGCCACATAGCAGCGCAGATGATGGATGTCTGGTTACCGATGAAGGTCGGAGCCTCCACCTACTTTGCCCAGCCGGATGCACTGAAG GGCTCACTGGTGGAGACGTTACGGGAAGTGAGACCTACGTGTTTCTTGGGGGTCCCGCGTGTCTGGGAAAAAATGGAGGAGAAGATGAAGGCTACTGGTGCCAAATCCTCTGCCCTTAAAAGGAAAGTGGCTGTATGGGCGAAGGAAGTTGGCTTGCAAACAAACCTAAGACGGATGAATGG GTCAACTGAGCTTTCTGTGAACTTCCGTCTGGCAAAGCACTTCGTGTATAAGAAGGTGAAGAAGGCTCTGGGCCTGGACCGCTGCCGCCTGTGTTTCAGTGGGGCTGCTCCCATGACTAAAGAGACTATCGAATTCTTCTTGAGTCTTAACATTCCCATCTGTGAGCTGTATGGCATGAGTGAGAGTACTGGACCACATTCCGTCTCCAGGCCAAGTTCCTTTAAAATTATGAG CTGTGGGAAATCGATGCTTGGCTGCAAGACCAAACTCCATAATGTGGATGCAGAAGAAACTGGAGAGATCTGCTTCTGGGGCAGACACGTCTTTATGGGCTATCTGAACATGGAGGACAAGACTAAAGAGGTCCTAGACACGAAGGGTTGGTTGCAGTCTGGAGACTTGGGAAAGCAGGACAAGAATGGATTCCTGTACATCACTGGCAGGATTAAAG aaCTCATCATTACTGCTGGTGGTGAGAATGTCCCTCCAGTTCCAATTGAGGATTTAGTCAAAGAACAACTTCCAATTATTAGTTATGCCATGTTGGTTGGGGACAAGGCCAAGTTCCTGAGCATGCTTTTAACACTCAAG TGCCAGGTTCATCCAGATACCAGCGAGCCAGAGGACCTGCTCACCCCGGAAGCTGTCGAGTACTGTCACAAGCTGGGTAGCAAGGCTACCAAAGTGTCGGATATTGTGGGTGGCAAGGACAAGCTGGTCTTCGCAGCGATACAGAAGGGCATTGATGCGGTCAATGAAAAGGCCATCTCCAATGCCCAGAAGATTCAGAAGTGGACCATCTTGGAGAAGGACTTCTCAGTTTTCGGCGGCGAACTAG GTCCAACCATGAAACTGAAGAGGCCAATTGTGGTGAAGATGTACAAAGACCAAATCAATAGCTTCTACTCTGAGTAG
- the ACSBG2 gene encoding long-chain-fatty-acid--CoA ligase ACSBG2 isoform X2 — protein MSKGKAVPGLWTTQRNGEVSLRLEEYEIANVPPKTVHEMFEESVRRYGNYIALGSKKGDSWHKLTYKQYYMECRKAARAFLKLGLERYHGVGILGFNSAEWLIADVGAILAGGLAVGIYTTNSAEACHYVAEHSEANILVVENDKQLQKILEVQSRLKHLKAIVQYQEEVKEKRPNLYSWAEFLALADEVPDSQLDQIIESQKPTQCCMLIYTSGTTGQPKGVMLSQDNITWTSLAATQDFQLGYPPDNQEAVVSYLPLSHIAAQMMDVWLPMKVGASTYFAQPDALKGSLVETLREVRPTCFLGVPRVWEKMEEKMKATGAKSSALKRKVAVWAKEVGLQTNLRRMNGSTELSVNFRLAKHFVYKKVKKALGLDRCRLCFSGAAPMTKETIEFFLSLNIPICELYGMSESTGPHSVSRPSSFKIMSCGKSMLGCKTKLHNVDAEETGEICFWGRHVFMGYLNMEDKTKEVLDTKGWLQSGDLGKQDKNGFLYITGRIKELIITAGGENVPPVPIEDLVKEQLPIISYAMLVGDKAKFLSMLLTLKCQVHPDTSEPEDLLTPEAVEYCHKLGSKATKVSDIVGGKDKLVFAAIQKGIDAVNEKAISNAQKIQKWTILEKDFSVFGGELGPTMKLKRPIVVKMYKDQINSFYSE, from the exons ATGAGTAAAGGGAAAG CTGTTCCGGGTCTGTGGACCACTCAACGCAACGGAGAAGTCTCCCTGCGGCTGGAGGAGTATGAGATTGCCAATGTTCCTCCAAAGACTGTTCATGAAATGTTTGAAGAATCTGTCAGGAGATATGGCAACTACATAGCTCTCGGGTCGAAGAAGGGAGATAGTTGGCACAAGTTAACTTACAAGCAATACTACATGGAATGCCGAAAGGCTGCCAGAGCCTTCCTTAAG TTGGGATTGGAGCGCTATCATGGTGTTGGAATCCTGGGATTTAATTCAGCCGAATGGCTTATTGCTGATGTTGGAGCCATTTTGGCAGG AGGCTTGGCTGTCGGCATCTATACGACCAACTCTGCCGAAGCCTGTCATTACGTTGCGGAACACTCTGAGGCCAACATTCTGGTTGTGGAAAACGACAAGCAGCTTCAAAAAATCCTGGAG GTTCAGAGCAGGTTGAAGCACCTGAAAGCCATTGTCCAGTACCAAGAAGAGGTTAAAGAGAAGAGACCAAATTTGTATTCT TGGGCTGAGTTTCTCGCTCTTGCTGACGAGGTCCCAGACTCCCAGCTTGACCAAATCATTGAAAGCCAGAAGCCTACTCAGTGCTGCATGTTGATCTACACTTCAGGAACCACAGGGCAGCCAAAGGGAGTCATGCTGAGCCAAGACAAT ATCACCTGGACCTCGTTGGCAGCCACCCAAGATTTTCAACTGGGTTATCCCCCAGATAACCAAGAGGCTGTGGTGAGCTATCTGCCCCTCAGCCACATAGCAGCGCAGATGATGGATGTCTGGTTACCGATGAAGGTCGGAGCCTCCACCTACTTTGCCCAGCCGGATGCACTGAAG GGCTCACTGGTGGAGACGTTACGGGAAGTGAGACCTACGTGTTTCTTGGGGGTCCCGCGTGTCTGGGAAAAAATGGAGGAGAAGATGAAGGCTACTGGTGCCAAATCCTCTGCCCTTAAAAGGAAAGTGGCTGTATGGGCGAAGGAAGTTGGCTTGCAAACAAACCTAAGACGGATGAATGG GTCAACTGAGCTTTCTGTGAACTTCCGTCTGGCAAAGCACTTCGTGTATAAGAAGGTGAAGAAGGCTCTGGGCCTGGACCGCTGCCGCCTGTGTTTCAGTGGGGCTGCTCCCATGACTAAAGAGACTATCGAATTCTTCTTGAGTCTTAACATTCCCATCTGTGAGCTGTATGGCATGAGTGAGAGTACTGGACCACATTCCGTCTCCAGGCCAAGTTCCTTTAAAATTATGAG CTGTGGGAAATCGATGCTTGGCTGCAAGACCAAACTCCATAATGTGGATGCAGAAGAAACTGGAGAGATCTGCTTCTGGGGCAGACACGTCTTTATGGGCTATCTGAACATGGAGGACAAGACTAAAGAGGTCCTAGACACGAAGGGTTGGTTGCAGTCTGGAGACTTGGGAAAGCAGGACAAGAATGGATTCCTGTACATCACTGGCAGGATTAAAG aaCTCATCATTACTGCTGGTGGTGAGAATGTCCCTCCAGTTCCAATTGAGGATTTAGTCAAAGAACAACTTCCAATTATTAGTTATGCCATGTTGGTTGGGGACAAGGCCAAGTTCCTGAGCATGCTTTTAACACTCAAG TGCCAGGTTCATCCAGATACCAGCGAGCCAGAGGACCTGCTCACCCCGGAAGCTGTCGAGTACTGTCACAAGCTGGGTAGCAAGGCTACCAAAGTGTCGGATATTGTGGGTGGCAAGGACAAGCTGGTCTTCGCAGCGATACAGAAGGGCATTGATGCGGTCAATGAAAAGGCCATCTCCAATGCCCAGAAGATTCAGAAGTGGACCATCTTGGAGAAGGACTTCTCAGTTTTCGGCGGCGAACTAG GTCCAACCATGAAACTGAAGAGGCCAATTGTGGTGAAGATGTACAAAGACCAAATCAATAGCTTCTACTCTGAGTAG